The following proteins come from a genomic window of Phnomibacter ginsenosidimutans:
- a CDS encoding DUF4382 domain-containing protein, translating to MPKEISGNGNKGATQQVSLYLTDDPALFDSVLIDIQAVRVKLDTCTLSDDDDDDNDDDDSCYVWHTLTIQPGKYDLLRLRNGVDTLLAQGTIPAGKIKKVKLVLGTGHYLVKDGIRYPLNLMPGNRTEVEIKLRDSDWDDFASGRRRIWLDFDVARSIVKVRDGQFYLAPVLRPFTIKKTGSIEGEVVPREATPVISVYNSGDTAYAIPYKDGDFKIRGLKEGTYSLFVNASNGYRDTTINNIVVKAGKETELKKITLQK from the coding sequence TTGCCAAAAGAGATTTCAGGAAACGGTAACAAGGGTGCAACGCAACAAGTAAGCCTTTACCTCACCGATGATCCTGCCCTGTTCGACAGTGTGTTGATTGACATTCAGGCGGTGCGGGTAAAACTGGATACATGTACCTTGAGTGATGATGACGATGATGATAATGATGACGACGACAGCTGCTATGTGTGGCACACCCTTACTATTCAGCCTGGTAAGTACGACCTGCTGAGACTGCGCAACGGTGTGGATACCTTGTTGGCGCAGGGTACCATCCCCGCAGGTAAAATCAAAAAAGTAAAACTGGTATTGGGTACCGGTCATTATTTGGTAAAAGATGGCATTCGCTATCCGCTCAACCTGATGCCGGGCAACCGGACTGAGGTTGAAATCAAACTCCGCGACAGCGATTGGGACGATTTTGCCAGTGGCCGCCGCCGCATCTGGCTCGATTTTGATGTGGCCCGCAGTATTGTAAAGGTTCGGGATGGCCAGTTTTATCTGGCGCCGGTCCTCCGTCCGTTTACCATTAAAAAAACGGGTTCTATTGAAGGAGAAGTAGTACCCCGCGAAGCTACCCCTGTCATTAGTGTGTACAACAGCGGCGATACCGCTTACGCCATTCCATATAAAGATGGAGATTTCAAAATCCGTGGTTTGAAAGAAGGTACCTACTCTTTGTTTGTAAATGCTTCAAACGGATATCGTGATACAACCATCAACAATATAGTTGTAAAAGCAGGTAAAGAAACAGAGCTGAAAAAAATAACGCTACAGAAATAA
- the nadA gene encoding quinolinate synthase NadA codes for MADYIGSTTQLLKYTQTDSSQTYIVATETGILHQMQKDQPQKTFIPAPPDNSCACNECPHMKLNTLEKLYLCLKYEQPELTMEESLRLAALKPIERMLEISKAAGLIG; via the coding sequence ATGGCTGATTATATTGGCAGCACTACCCAATTGCTGAAATATACCCAAACCGATAGCAGCCAAACCTACATTGTAGCTACCGAAACGGGCATTTTGCATCAAATGCAAAAAGACCAACCGCAGAAAACATTTATTCCAGCTCCGCCCGATAATTCCTGCGCCTGCAATGAATGTCCGCACATGAAACTCAACACGTTAGAAAAACTATACCTCTGCCTCAAATATGAGCAGCCAGAACTCACCATGGAAGAATCGCTTCGCCTGGCAGCCTTGAAACCCATTGAACGCATGCTTGAAATCAGTAAGGCAGCCGGTCTTATTGGATAA
- the nadA gene encoding quinolinate synthase NadA, with product MAVINTQQTELLEKGFLDIAVDPSLDLFAEIERLKKEKNAIVLAHYYQEPDIQDVADYIGDSLGLAQKAKETNADIILFAGVHFMAETAKILNPTKKVVLPDLKAGCSLSDSAPPALFAKWKEQYPDHIVVTYINCSAGMKALSDIICTSSNAKAIIDSRPADQKIIFAPDKNLGAYLNKVTGRNMVLWNGACMVHEIFSLEKITRLKTRHPEAKLIAHPECEGTPAAHG from the coding sequence ATGGCAGTTATAAACACACAACAGACCGAGTTACTGGAAAAAGGATTTCTCGACATTGCCGTGGATCCCAGCCTCGATCTGTTTGCTGAAATCGAACGCCTGAAAAAAGAAAAGAACGCCATTGTACTGGCCCACTATTATCAGGAACCAGATATTCAGGATGTAGCCGACTATATAGGCGATAGCCTGGGACTGGCGCAGAAAGCCAAGGAAACCAATGCCGACATCATTTTATTTGCCGGGGTACATTTCATGGCCGAAACGGCAAAAATTCTGAATCCCACTAAAAAAGTGGTACTCCCCGATTTAAAGGCCGGCTGCAGCCTTAGCGATAGTGCTCCTCCGGCTTTGTTTGCCAAATGGAAGGAACAGTACCCCGATCATATTGTGGTCACCTACATCAACTGTAGTGCCGGCATGAAGGCATTGAGTGATATCATCTGTACCAGTAGTAATGCCAAAGCCATCATCGACAGCCGGCCTGCCGACCAGAAAATCATTTTTGCCCCCGATAAAAACCTGGGTGCCTATCTTAATAAGGTAACCGGCCGCAACATGGTGCTCTGGAATGGCGCCTGTATGGTGCACGAAATTTTCAGCCTCGAAAAAATTACCCGCCTCAAAACCCGCCACCCCGAAGCCAAGCTTATTGCCCATCCGGAGTGTGAGGGAACCCCTGCTGCGCATGGCTGA